In Sphingomonas sp. SUN019, one genomic interval encodes:
- a CDS encoding DUF1330 domain-containing protein — MSAPAFLTLKTTADAAQHWPAAIVAARGDVLAASSADDVRPLEPGTIHTGLIIARFAFAEDRDTFWASPDSASLAAADPALVALSCAGIAWEGWPGHSVPTIATVDVPDAGAPRAYMVIEGTGEDQARMDAYRDVILPMMRERGAYYVAFELGGDVRVLAGEWGEGIFAISRWPSLAHAEEFWFSDRYQNVAVPIRTGVGRFHVQIVEGLAG; from the coding sequence ATGTCTGCGCCCGCCTTCCTGACGCTCAAGACGACGGCCGATGCTGCGCAGCATTGGCCGGCCGCGATCGTTGCTGCGCGGGGCGATGTGCTCGCAGCGTCCAGCGCAGACGATGTGCGGCCGCTCGAACCGGGGACCATCCACACCGGACTGATCATCGCGCGCTTCGCTTTCGCCGAGGACCGCGACACCTTCTGGGCGTCGCCCGATTCTGCGAGCCTTGCCGCCGCCGACCCCGCGCTCGTCGCTTTGTCCTGCGCGGGCATCGCGTGGGAGGGCTGGCCGGGCCATTCGGTGCCGACCATCGCTACGGTCGACGTGCCCGACGCAGGCGCGCCGCGCGCGTATATGGTGATCGAGGGGACGGGCGAGGATCAGGCGCGGATGGATGCGTATCGCGACGTGATCCTGCCGATGATGCGCGAGCGCGGCGCTTATTACGTCGCGTTCGAACTGGGCGGCGACGTGCGCGTGCTGGCAGGCGAATGGGGCGAGGGCATCTTCGCGATTTCGCGCTGGCCGAGCCTCGCCCATGCCGAGGAATTCTGGTTCAGCGATCGCTATCAGAATGTCGCGGTCCCGATCCGCACGGGGGTGGGGCGCTTCCACGTCCAGATCGTCGAGGGGTTGGCGGGATGA
- a CDS encoding alpha/beta fold hydrolase, giving the protein MAHHFLSDGTPLWYEERGAGRPLVLLQGLQFPGGYFWQHNVDALAADNRVVMLDLRGQGLSGKPMAGHTIAQNAADLAEFLAALDLRDVLLTGVAFGGLVILDYLQHHDVSRLRALCLCEMTPRLMSADGWAHPTFGDFPEAAAAGYADSVRADRAVLDGFLHAAFADLPDPATIAEMKAQMYLTPTATVADLIDDMVRMDFRDMLPSIGLPTLLLYGRKNNPVMPGEVGRWMAGRIPDAELVELSGGGHSPFWEDSAAFDTALNAFSARH; this is encoded by the coding sequence ATGGCGCATCACTTCCTCTCCGACGGGACGCCGCTTTGGTATGAGGAGCGCGGCGCGGGACGGCCGCTGGTGCTGCTGCAGGGGCTGCAGTTTCCGGGCGGTTATTTCTGGCAGCACAATGTCGACGCGCTGGCCGCGGACAATCGCGTGGTCATGCTCGATCTGCGCGGGCAGGGGCTGTCGGGCAAGCCGATGGCGGGGCACACCATCGCGCAGAACGCCGCGGACCTCGCCGAATTCCTGGCCGCGCTCGATCTGCGCGACGTGTTGCTCACGGGCGTCGCGTTCGGCGGGCTCGTGATCCTCGACTATCTCCAGCATCACGACGTCAGCCGGTTGCGCGCGCTTTGCCTGTGCGAGATGACGCCGCGCCTGATGTCGGCGGACGGCTGGGCGCATCCGACCTTCGGCGATTTTCCCGAAGCTGCCGCGGCGGGTTATGCCGACAGCGTGCGCGCCGACCGCGCGGTGCTGGACGGTTTCCTGCACGCCGCATTCGCCGATCTGCCCGATCCGGCGACGATCGCGGAGATGAAGGCGCAAATGTATCTGACGCCAACCGCGACGGTCGCGGACCTGATCGACGATATGGTCAGGATGGATTTCCGCGACATGCTGCCGTCGATCGGTCTGCCGACGTTGCTGCTGTATGGCCGCAAGAACAATCCGGTGATGCCAGGCGAGGTCGGCCGTTGGATGGCCGGGCGCATTCCCGATGCCGAACTGGTCGAGCTTTCCGGCGGCGGGCATAGTCCGTTCTGGGAGGATTCCGCGGCGTTCGACACTGCGTTGAACGCATTCAGCGCGCGGCATTGA
- a CDS encoding TonB-dependent receptor, whose amino-acid sequence MRSHAKLLATVSLAITATRPAWAQDAPQEQPQQPPQDATTPTSDIVVTAQRREESLQDVPISITALSGDTLTAAGIQDTERLSTLTPGLLVQRSVVGKISIRGVGNENYTISGDPGVAVHSDGVYVARAAAGLFDLFDVARVEVLRGPQGTLYGRNATGGVINVIPNYPSDKFEGRVAAEYGNYDAFRVEGMVNAPLGGCWAVRIAGLGSWRDGFTRNTNASRSRGFDRLDSKDVLAGRGQIAYDGDSAFKARLSVEYLGDDSNLPAYKYLNRPDALPTADFGGGANAFDRRFRRTVNQGFELDIPGTNRTVGSDDDVFKTNQFGAALHMSYDFGGVTLSSISGYRSTQFNWLNDGDGSDVFYVNYIQQDDTDQYSQELQLSGQSGRFEWLIGGYYFHESGDSFIALPFPFGANLPFYILIDGTAKTRVLAGFGELRWQATDRLKVTLGARYSDEKRKARYRYEINFGTPFVANPDLSDTFNAFTPRLVVNYEATKDINLYASATRGFKSGGFNLLAIQPGFEPEKVWSYEAGFKSTIGGIATLNANVFYADYKDIQVGQIVNLSSVLTNAAAATLKGAEVELSVRPTDVFDLGATIAYLDAKYDKFCTGDPTQPAAPVSAGCDPANPIDLKDNRFPRAPKWTLTGTAAYTIPIARGGLTLRGDVRYQSKTFFTQFNRPLIAQKGYTIVNGRATWTAPDDRFSIGAFVNNVFDKTYFTEILESGAFNPQLVAQGYVAPPRTYGITAAVSF is encoded by the coding sequence ATGCGAAGTCACGCAAAACTGTTGGCGACCGTGTCGCTGGCGATCACCGCGACGCGGCCCGCGTGGGCGCAGGACGCACCGCAAGAGCAGCCGCAACAACCGCCGCAGGACGCAACGACGCCCACGTCGGACATCGTCGTTACGGCGCAGCGTCGCGAGGAATCGCTGCAGGACGTGCCGATCTCGATCACCGCTTTGTCGGGCGACACGCTGACCGCGGCGGGCATCCAGGATACCGAAAGGCTGTCGACGCTCACGCCGGGCCTGCTGGTCCAGCGTTCGGTGGTCGGCAAGATCAGCATCCGCGGCGTCGGCAACGAGAATTACACGATCTCCGGCGATCCCGGCGTGGCGGTCCATTCGGACGGCGTTTATGTCGCGCGCGCCGCGGCCGGACTGTTCGACCTGTTCGACGTCGCCCGTGTCGAGGTGCTACGCGGCCCGCAGGGTACGCTCTACGGCCGCAATGCGACCGGCGGCGTCATCAACGTCATTCCCAATTATCCGAGCGACAAGTTCGAGGGGCGCGTCGCGGCGGAATACGGCAATTACGATGCGTTCCGCGTCGAAGGGATGGTCAATGCGCCGCTGGGCGGCTGCTGGGCGGTGCGGATCGCGGGACTGGGCAGCTGGCGCGACGGCTTCACGCGCAACACCAATGCGTCGCGCTCGCGCGGTTTCGATCGGCTGGACAGCAAGGACGTCCTCGCCGGTCGCGGACAGATCGCCTATGACGGGGACAGCGCGTTCAAGGCGCGGCTGTCGGTCGAATATCTCGGCGACGACAGCAATCTGCCCGCGTACAAATACCTCAATCGCCCGGATGCGCTGCCGACCGCCGATTTCGGCGGCGGCGCGAACGCGTTCGATCGGCGCTTTCGCCGCACGGTGAACCAGGGCTTCGAGCTCGACATCCCGGGCACCAATCGCACCGTCGGCAGCGACGACGACGTGTTCAAGACCAACCAGTTCGGCGCCGCGCTCCACATGTCGTACGATTTCGGCGGGGTCACGCTGTCGTCGATCAGCGGCTATCGCAGCACGCAGTTCAACTGGCTGAACGACGGCGACGGCAGCGACGTCTTCTACGTCAATTACATCCAGCAGGACGACACCGACCAATATAGCCAGGAACTCCAGCTGAGCGGCCAGAGCGGCAGGTTCGAATGGCTGATCGGCGGCTATTATTTCCATGAGAGCGGCGACAGCTTCATCGCGCTGCCGTTTCCCTTCGGGGCGAATTTGCCGTTCTACATCCTGATCGACGGCACCGCGAAGACGCGCGTGCTGGCGGGCTTCGGCGAGCTTCGCTGGCAGGCCACCGATCGGCTGAAGGTCACGCTCGGCGCGCGCTACAGCGACGAGAAGCGCAAGGCGCGCTACCGCTACGAAATCAACTTCGGCACGCCGTTCGTCGCCAATCCCGATCTGAGCGATACGTTCAATGCGTTCACGCCGCGCTTGGTGGTCAATTACGAGGCCACCAAGGACATCAACCTGTACGCGTCGGCGACGCGCGGCTTCAAATCGGGCGGCTTCAACCTGCTGGCGATCCAGCCGGGGTTCGAACCCGAAAAGGTGTGGTCCTATGAAGCCGGTTTCAAATCGACGATCGGCGGCATCGCGACGCTCAACGCGAACGTGTTCTATGCCGATTACAAGGACATTCAGGTCGGGCAGATCGTCAACCTGTCGTCGGTGCTGACCAACGCCGCCGCGGCGACGCTGAAAGGGGCTGAGGTCGAGCTGTCGGTGCGGCCGACCGACGTGTTCGATCTCGGCGCGACGATCGCCTATCTCGACGCGAAATACGACAAATTCTGCACCGGCGATCCGACCCAGCCGGCAGCACCCGTCAGCGCGGGCTGCGACCCCGCCAATCCGATCGACCTGAAGGACAACCGCTTTCCACGCGCGCCGAAATGGACGCTGACCGGGACTGCCGCCTACACCATTCCGATCGCCCGCGGCGGGCTGACGCTGCGCGGCGACGTCCGATATCAGTCGAAGACGTTCTTCACGCAGTTCAACCGGCCGTTGATCGCACAGAAGGGCTATACGATCGTCAATGGACGCGCGACATGGACGGCGCCGGACGACCGCTTTTCGATCGGCGCGTTCGTCAACAATGTGTTCGACAAGACGTATTTCACCGAGATCCTGGAATCGGGGGCGTTCAATCCGCAGCTTGTCGCGCAGGGCTATGTTGCGCCACCGCGGACCTATGGAATCACGGCTGCGGTCAGTTTCTGA
- a CDS encoding amidohydrolase family protein, giving the protein MTQAIDIVVNLFGPEQVAAGQTGFDAAFMDQVRMPAAMRGGVDIDDYVRIMDEAGVAHSLLVAVRAGDPNWRGSFEISYDTVARWCDRHPTRFSGLAGADPTRGMAQLRDLERAAALGFVGVHAYPHWFRLPPDAARWYPIYAKCCELDLPFMLQVGQNLIYQKDVRLPSVARPILLDQVAIDFPDLTIIGIHVGIPWADEMIAMAWKHARVFIGIDAYAPRHLPPTLVRYMDSYGSDKVLFGTDWPVIDPRRAVAEVEALGLRPDSLAKVMRGNALRVFPGLAARLESDDAA; this is encoded by the coding sequence ATGACTCAGGCAATCGACATTGTCGTGAACCTGTTCGGACCCGAACAGGTCGCCGCCGGACAGACCGGCTTCGACGCCGCGTTCATGGATCAGGTGCGGATGCCCGCCGCGATGCGCGGCGGGGTGGATATCGACGATTATGTGCGAATCATGGATGAGGCGGGGGTCGCGCATTCGCTGCTGGTCGCAGTGCGCGCGGGCGACCCGAACTGGCGCGGCTCGTTCGAGATTTCCTATGACACCGTCGCGCGCTGGTGCGATCGGCACCCGACGCGGTTTTCGGGGCTAGCCGGGGCCGATCCGACACGCGGTATGGCGCAGTTGCGGGATTTGGAGCGCGCCGCCGCGCTCGGCTTCGTCGGTGTGCACGCCTATCCGCACTGGTTCCGGCTGCCGCCCGACGCCGCGCGCTGGTATCCGATCTACGCCAAGTGCTGTGAACTCGACCTTCCGTTCATGCTGCAGGTCGGCCAGAATCTGATCTACCAGAAAGACGTCCGCCTGCCCTCGGTCGCGAGGCCGATCCTGCTCGATCAGGTCGCGATCGATTTTCCCGATCTGACGATTATCGGCATCCACGTTGGCATTCCCTGGGCCGACGAAATGATCGCGATGGCATGGAAGCACGCGCGCGTCTTCATCGGGATCGACGCTTATGCGCCCAGGCATCTGCCGCCCACGCTGGTGCGCTATATGGACAGTTACGGCAGCGACAAAGTGCTGTTCGGCACCGATTGGCCGGTGATCGATCCCCGTCGCGCCGTCGCCGAAGTCGAAGCGCTCGGGCTGCGGCCAGACAGTCTGGCAAAGGTCATGCGCGGCAATGCGTTGCGCGTGTTTCCCGGCCTTGCTGCTCGCCTGGAAAGCGACGATGCCGCCTGA
- a CDS encoding class I adenylate-forming enzyme family protein, translating into MPPDGYQPLTIGRGIRCAAARGPQRPALRLGEASLSYGALVSHMARIAIVGREKFGLRPGDRVALIAPNCLPYVEIVAGLSDIGAIVATLTPRLTTAELRDVLDDCTPRLIIVHPDCLAAIDPNWRRELAIQVIDESYEALIAGVGDARAAHRPDETDPFALAYTSGTTGRPKGVLLSHRSRALTFLAMAAEYGCFGADDHFLALAPMCHGAGFVFAVAPLFFGGTTTLFNHSDPEAILARLSRRDISGMFVVPTHLARIFDLPQATLDTYHDHRLSAIISNAAALPQHLKRRVIDHFGAGLLHETYGSTEAGIVTNIRPPDLIRKSDSVGLPFANMAIELRDESGAIVATDTPGELFCRGPTAFNGYWRRPDETREAMVDGWVTAGDIARRDGDGFITIVDRKKDMVVTGGINVYPREIENVIGAMEGVREVAVIGDPDPEWGEVLHAVVVKSADGGPGEARILQACRSRLAGYKVPRRTSFVSELPRTAGGKVLKNVLKDMFAAIER; encoded by the coding sequence ATGCCGCCTGACGGCTATCAACCGCTGACGATCGGCCGCGGCATCCGTTGCGCCGCCGCGCGCGGACCGCAACGGCCGGCGCTTCGCCTGGGTGAGGCATCGCTCAGTTACGGCGCTCTGGTTTCCCACATGGCGCGGATCGCCATCGTCGGGCGCGAGAAATTTGGGCTTCGTCCGGGCGATCGCGTCGCGCTGATCGCGCCCAATTGCCTGCCCTATGTCGAGATCGTCGCCGGCCTGTCGGACATCGGCGCGATCGTCGCGACGCTGACACCGCGCCTGACGACCGCCGAACTCCGCGACGTCCTCGACGATTGCACGCCGCGGTTGATCATCGTCCATCCCGATTGCCTCGCAGCGATCGATCCCAACTGGCGACGCGAATTGGCGATCCAGGTGATCGACGAAAGCTATGAAGCGTTGATCGCCGGCGTCGGTGACGCGCGCGCGGCGCATCGACCGGACGAAACCGATCCGTTCGCGCTCGCATACACCTCCGGCACCACGGGGCGGCCCAAGGGCGTGCTGCTGTCGCACCGGTCGCGCGCGCTCACGTTTCTGGCGATGGCGGCGGAATATGGCTGCTTCGGCGCGGACGATCATTTTCTCGCGCTCGCGCCGATGTGTCACGGGGCCGGGTTCGTCTTCGCGGTCGCGCCGCTGTTCTTCGGCGGGACGACAACGTTGTTCAATCACTCCGACCCCGAGGCGATCCTCGCGCGCCTTTCTCGTCGGGACATCAGCGGAATGTTCGTGGTGCCGACGCATCTGGCGCGAATTTTCGATTTGCCGCAGGCGACGCTGGACACGTATCATGACCATCGGCTGAGCGCGATCATCTCCAACGCTGCAGCCTTGCCGCAGCATCTGAAGCGCCGCGTGATCGATCATTTCGGCGCGGGGCTGCTGCACGAAACCTACGGATCGACCGAGGCAGGCATCGTCACCAACATCCGCCCGCCGGACTTGATACGCAAATCCGACAGCGTCGGGCTCCCGTTCGCCAACATGGCGATCGAGCTGCGCGACGAAAGCGGCGCGATCGTCGCGACCGACACACCGGGTGAGTTGTTCTGTCGGGGGCCGACCGCGTTCAACGGCTATTGGCGTCGTCCCGACGAAACGCGCGAGGCGATGGTCGACGGCTGGGTCACCGCAGGCGACATCGCGCGGCGCGACGGCGACGGGTTCATTACGATCGTCGACCGGAAAAAGGATATGGTCGTGACCGGCGGCATCAATGTCTACCCCCGCGAGATCGAAAACGTTATCGGCGCGATGGAAGGCGTGCGCGAAGTCGCCGTGATCGGCGATCCCGATCCGGAATGGGGCGAGGTACTGCACGCGGTCGTCGTGAAAAGCGCGGACGGCGGACCGGGCGAAGCTCGGATATTGCAGGCCTGCCGATCACGGCTCGCAGGCTACAAGGTTCCTCGAAGGACTTCGTTCGTGAGCGAACTGCCTCGAACCGCAGGCGGCAAGGTGCTGAAAAATGTGCTGAAGGATATGTTCGCTGCGATCGAACGTTAG
- a CDS encoding RNA polymerase sigma factor — MDGGLTAILLDSRTALLRFLSVRGVPRDEAEDLLQEMFLRLETHIIGPVAQPRAYLYRMADNLLLDIRHSAERRAIREREWALAQTGADLQKDERPSAEQTLLARERLALVSQALGLLPGTDCSNISNVPP; from the coding sequence TTGGACGGCGGCCTGACGGCGATACTGCTCGACAGCCGTACCGCCCTGCTTAGATTTCTGTCAGTCCGAGGCGTGCCGCGCGACGAAGCGGAGGACTTGCTTCAGGAAATGTTCTTGCGCCTTGAAACACATATCATCGGGCCGGTCGCCCAGCCGCGGGCCTATCTTTATCGTATGGCCGATAATCTGTTGCTCGACATCCGGCATTCGGCAGAGCGGCGCGCAATCCGCGAGCGGGAGTGGGCATTGGCGCAGACTGGCGCAGACCTTCAAAAAGACGAGCGCCCGTCCGCCGAACAAACCTTGCTGGCGCGCGAGCGACTTGCGCTCGTATCGCAAGCGCTTGGCCTGCTGCCGGGAACGGACTGTTCAAATATTTCGAATGTTCCGCCTTGA
- a CDS encoding sigma factor-like helix-turn-helix DNA-binding protein — protein sequence MFRLEGKPQKEIAAALGISVSAVEKHVYKAYKSVVDAQARLEADKPLSRRL from the coding sequence ATGTTCCGCCTTGAAGGTAAGCCTCAAAAGGAGATTGCAGCCGCGCTTGGCATAAGCGTCAGCGCCGTCGAGAAACACGTCTACAAGGCGTACAAGTCCGTCGTCGACGCGCAGGCGCGATTGGAGGCGGATAAGCCTTTGTCGCGACGTCTCTAG
- a CDS encoding FecR domain-containing protein: MAEPVQEDALDEAIRWRIRLRDGDDADWAAFTRWLDGSPKRSLAYDRVAAVDKLVEHEISVDRAFKAVCRDTANRPSDMARRTPFRWPVAAAFTAATISLGLIAFIWPAAESTRYEVATRVGEQRKIVVGNGDAIDLNGGTRLILDRRNPRLAELAVGEATFTVGHDAARPFTVTVGDHQLRDAGTVFNVVRDNVGLSVKTIEGSVIVDPATTRIALSAGEALTITQGGRHRLSRSDPGTMAGWRRGQLSYQGERLDLVASDLSRSLGVNVRIAPSYAARSFTGSLRVGNDHARTVGEFAAMLGLHAHRKDGGWLIDANASS; the protein is encoded by the coding sequence ATGGCTGAACCCGTTCAGGAAGATGCGCTGGATGAGGCGATCAGGTGGCGGATCAGGCTGCGCGACGGCGATGACGCCGACTGGGCGGCTTTCACCCGATGGCTTGACGGCTCGCCGAAGCGATCGCTCGCCTATGACCGTGTCGCTGCGGTCGATAAGCTCGTCGAGCATGAAATAAGCGTCGACCGTGCGTTCAAGGCAGTTTGTCGCGACACGGCAAATAGGCCCTCGGATATGGCCCGTCGAACCCCGTTCCGCTGGCCCGTCGCCGCAGCGTTTACCGCCGCAACTATCTCTCTGGGACTGATCGCATTCATTTGGCCGGCCGCAGAGTCGACCCGGTACGAAGTTGCCACCCGCGTTGGCGAACAAAGAAAAATCGTGGTCGGCAACGGCGACGCAATCGACCTCAACGGCGGCACGCGCCTCATTCTCGACCGCCGAAACCCGCGCCTTGCTGAATTGGCTGTCGGAGAAGCGACCTTTACGGTTGGTCACGATGCTGCTCGACCGTTCACGGTCACGGTCGGCGATCATCAACTGCGCGATGCCGGCACGGTGTTCAATGTTGTCCGCGATAATGTCGGCCTGTCGGTTAAAACTATCGAGGGCAGCGTTATCGTCGATCCCGCCACCACACGGATCGCGCTTTCCGCCGGCGAGGCGCTGACGATCACCCAGGGCGGTCGCCATCGACTCTCCCGGAGCGATCCCGGGACGATGGCGGGATGGCGCCGCGGGCAACTCAGCTATCAAGGCGAGCGGCTGGACCTCGTGGCGAGCGACCTGTCGCGCAGTCTCGGCGTGAATGTCCGGATCGCGCCTTCGTACGCAGCCCGCTCCTTCACCGGTTCGCTGCGCGTTGGAAATGATCACGCAAGGACCGTCGGCGAGTTCGCCGCCATGCTGGGCCTTCACGCGCACCGGAAAGACGGCGGCTGGCTCATCGATGCGAATGCGTCGTCCTGA